In Miscanthus floridulus cultivar M001 chromosome 19, ASM1932011v1, whole genome shotgun sequence, the DNA window TGTCCTTCCATAAACTCCGTGGTAAATATGTAATACATGACTTGATGCATGACATGGCGCTTCTAGTGTCAAGGACGAATGCTTCATTGTAAAGAATACAAGTGGGATAAAAGAAGTTCCTCCAAACGTTCGCCACCTATCAATACTATCAAGCAGTGGTGTTGACTGTTCTGACTTAATGAGTCTATGCAAGCACACAAAGCTGCGCACCCTGCTTTGCAACAAGTATGTCTGGAGTGAGCCTTTATCTTTGATGGTTAGCTGGTTTCATGAACTTGGATGCCTGCGTGTTTTCTGTTGTGCCTTCAAACTGAGACAATTACCAGAGAGGATAGGCAATCTGAAACATCTCCGGTACCTTGAAATATCCGGAAAATACCATTTCAATGAAGTTCCTTCATCATTCTGGAGCCTCTATAACTTGCAGATTTTGTATGCCAGGAAATGCACATTTCAAAGATTGCCCGACATAGGTGCCAGTAAGCTGATCAATCTGGCAAAGTTTGAATCACGTATTCTTCAAATGGAAGTCGATGCTGTGAAGTTGGGAGAGCAAATTGGGTTCATAAACAATTTTCCAGATATAAAATATTTGGTTTTATATAATCTAGGCGCAATAAGCAAGGATCATGCAGCAAAGCTGGAACTTAGGAAGAGGAAAGATCTTACTGGTTTGACTCTGAGTTGGTTTTCGTTCATATCTCGAAAGTTCAATGAGATAGAAGTGCTTGCAGAGCACAATGAGATAGAAGTGATTCCATTGCACAATGTGATAGAAGTGCTTCAAGCCCTACAACCTCCAACCAATGTGAAATTTGTACGCATCCAGGGTTATCCAGGTGAATATTTTCCAACCTACTTTTCTGGTTCTGATGGACTCAATGCCATGCCATTTTCTGGTATAATTTTGTCATCAGTAACAGAACTGAGCATTGAAGGGTGTCAGAACCTAAGTGATTGCAGATTGGACGTACCTGCCATCAGAAAAATAGAGATTGCGCATTGCAGAAATGTAAAATCAGTACGAATTGAACACTTGGAAGATTCAACTTTTTCCCTTCTAGAACTGAAGGTGGACAAGTGTCCAAACATCACATATCTGTTGGCCCTGTCCATAAGAAAACTCGAACTGAAGAATTATGGGAGCCTCGGAGATAGCAATGATTGTAGTTCCCTCAccatcttgtcatcatcattaacAGAACTGAGCATTGAAGGGTGTCAGAACCTAAGTGATTGCAGATTGGACGTACCTGCCATCAGAAAAATAGAGATCGCGCATTGCAGAAATGTAAAATCAGTACGAATGGAACTCTTGGAAGATTCAACTTTTTCCCTTCAAGAACTGAAGGTGTACAATTGTCCAAACATCACATATCTGTTGGCCCCGTCCATAAGAAAACTCGAACTGGAGAATTCTGGCAACCTAGACAGCATCGATTGCAGTTCCCTTACCATCTTGCATCTATCATGTGACCATCTCACATCCATGGACCTACAAAATTGGAGCCTTCCATTGCTACAGGAGCTCAAGATCAGTGGCTGTCCATGTCTGATATCTATTAGAGACTCTGAACAGGTACCCACTGACCTTTCCCTTGGCTAGCTGGGCCAGACGACGCAGCACTGGGAAATTCCCGTTCCTCACTCACCTAACTACCGAATGGTGCCACAAGCTGGAAAGTCTTGATGGCTTCCTAACACATGAATATCTCCCTGCCATCAAAGATCTGACCATTTGGTATTGTCCACGTCTCAACTGGCAAAGTGGAATGATGTTGCCGTCCTCCATCCAAAAGCTCCAGTTAATTAATTCTGGGAATATCTCTCGCAGCTGCCTGGTGAGCCACACATCGACATCCCTGCAAGAACTAAGTGGCTAAACTGGAGTGCACTACTGGAAAActgaactttgccgagtgcatgagactttgccgagtgctttttatcggggcactcggcaaagcaatattttgccgagtgccgcactcggcaaaataaaacactcggcaaaggtgaatttgtcgagtgccaggcactcggtaaagcctggctctcggcaaaactgggctttgccgagtgccgcggcactcggcaaaactgggccggcccgtgacggcggccacctaccgtcagattttgccgagtgcctaacggctggcactcggcaaatattttttttaaacttattttgccgagtgccagccccaaggactcggcaaatttttttttttaaaaaaaacttattttgccgagtgcctcctaggccggcactcggcaaagctcactttgccgagtgccccgcatggcactcggcaaaaaaaaatttttattttgggcccaatTTTTTTCatggggccttgtgacagtatttcaaactctatttttaaatttggggcaattttgacttttttttatatatttcattagtttatttcgtttcgtcgaatttttcgggatatttcaaatttgaactgaaggtacatggaataatagactttggtcatccaaaaattgatactcgtgatatttagggtatgtttaggccgtatccaggaattcacatgaaatctcgagcatctcgttgacgtaacatgtcgaggtacttgccggaaatgtgattttaaattatataaaatgcaaatgaagtccgaaaatcatgaaacttgtcgaggcgtcgtgttatcgtatgtggaggctgtggtaaaaaattgagaaggtttcgagcaagttgtgacgtcggatgccaaaaacccagacatctccacatgtgatcacatgtcgagatgtcctagtttgtaagcatcgtacgtgacaacgtgtacCAAACCTTCTGAaaattttatcatagcctccacatacgatatcgcgacatctcaacaagtttaatgattttcagacttcgtttgctttttatagaatttaaaaacacttcgcatgcGGTCATGTTTCGTTAACAATATGTCCGAAAATTCAGGTCcgtttctggatacggcctcacactacactcagtaacatgactatcattttttgaatcattaaattccattattcgtaccacgtgcagttcaaatttatatttttcaaaaaaaattcaagtaaacgaaataaagtaactaaatatatcaaaaagccacaaaaaatccccaaattctaaggAGGAGTTCCTGGtcctttaaaagggctgcacaaaaaatttggaggccaaaaacaaaaaaaaaataaaaaactttaccgagttccggggcatggcactcggcaaaggggctctttgtcgagtgcaaaaaataaggcactcggcaaaagggctctttgccgagtgccaaaaatctggcgctcggcaaagggcgcGGGTGGGGCACTTAGGCGATTTCGGCCGGCCGGGCAGTCCAAGCCTCAGACAGCCAGCCAGCCATCCGCGCCCACGTCGGCCCGCCCTCGCCCCCGCGCCacgcgccgcgcgccgcgcgccgccctcCGCGGCCACGCCGGCGCACCTCCTCCCCACCAGCTCCCTGCGGCGCAGCTCCCCTACTCCCCACGTGGCGGCGCGGCGAGGCCACCAACCCCCTCCACGAGGCGGCGGCCGGCCCCTCTCCTCCGGACTCTCTGGGTCTCCCGACGTCGACTCATCCTCGGCTTCTCTCCAAGTCCTCAATCCATCCTCCGACTGCCCCCTCTTCGCGGTGAAACCCTAGCCCGTTGCCTCGCCGCCGATGCACATTTAGGTATTTTACTGTGTTGTGGAAGATGCACATTTAGGTATTTTACTTTGTTGTGGAAGATCTCGAAGTAGGCTGTGATTGCTGGTTGTGCATATTCGGTTTCCATCCTTCCTGTAGGTCTGAAATAAATTCGGTCAACTGTTGCCAGCAAACCGATATGTTAGTTTGTTATTAGTGAATAAGTACATCAGTCTGCAGGTGTTTGGTGCTGAGAGATCCCTCACTTTTTGGGTCTCCAGTTGGCAGCAATTTGGGTCTACATACCCTTTTGTTATCTTTCTTCTGAGTATCAACTTTCAATGATATGTATAATGTGGTTAAGCTTGTTGTTACCTCCTTTAGCAATGCATTTTTTGACATGATTTCAATATAGCACTGGatgttttttttggggggggagATGAAGGTTTGTACTGAATAAGCAAACCTTTGCATcattttgcattgatatagcgaCATGGTTACTTATACCTTTGGTTGTGTTACATAGATGTAAATGGCTGTTTCCTATGCTATTGTGTCTGTCATGGGACCCTTACAACTCTATCTCTTTCTTCTGGTAAGGTCAGCATGGTGAGGGTCAGTGTGCTCAATGATGCGCTCAAGTCCATGTACAATGCTGAGAAGAGGGGGAAAAGGCAGGTcatgatcaggccgtcatccaaggtgatCATCAAGTTCTTGACAGTCATGCAGCGTCATGGTTAGTTCTCAAATCTTATGCCCCATTTCAATTGCTCCATTCTGAGGACATGTCCCTGATTAGTGTTACATTATGTAGGCTACATTGGTGAGTTCGAATATGTGGATGACCACCGTGCTGGGAAGATTGTGGTGGAACTGAATGGAAGACTAAACAAATGTGGTGTTATTAGCCCTCGCTTTGATGTTGGCGTAAAGGAGATCGAAGAATGGACTGCGAGGCTGCTCCCATCTCGTCAGGTTAGTCCAGTCCGTTGTATATAACACTTGCAGCATTATTTTCCTTTTACAAACCCATTTTAATCTTTTTGGCAGGTAGCATGAAGGATAAAGCAGTTTGTGATGCATAATCCCATATGCAATCATGCTTGCAGCACAGGATATTGCCAGAGATGAAAGGTACTAAGCTGTCTCCACTGTGCTAAAGCACAGTTGTTTCTAAGTTTATTGATGGATTAAATTTTCTTTGACATTGCTAAAGCTGCTGGTTGTGGAGTATGCAAATCAAGACCCGAGTTACAAAACTGATTTTTATTGTACAGTTCTCTTAGTATGCactatcatcattcaagttatatCATGGTATGCAGAGATAGCACTTGCCTTGATGTTAGTCCTTTTTTTTATGCCATTGTTGATAAAAAAACAGACATGTTGGCACAAGCAGCAGTCTGACCACTAGAAATGTTTGTACTTATTTCAGTTTGTGGGTTGGTGATTCCAGTGCCTTTAAGTGCCAGTAAGGATAAGACCTGTGAATTTATATGATGACTAGCAGTAGTAACATTTGTATATTTAGTAAAAAGTTAATATTTCTATGTCATGTCTGGTTGTGTTAGAATTAAATTAAAAAGAGATCTAGTGAGATTGATATGTGGTTCGTAGTAGAATTGAAAATACAGTTGCGTATATGTTGCTTGCGTCTAAAAATTCAGACCATTACATTGatctagttggtgtaattcaatTTTTGGACAAATGGATTATACGTTTATGACTGCTATTATCTCTTTCTATTGGTTGTATGTCTTTCTCTAAAATAAAATGGTCTATATGCTTCTACATTGTTTCAGATGGAAAAACTGAGGTGACACATTCAAAAATATTTCAGCTTTAGGGGACTGAAATTGGGGGTGCATCCTGCAGCTTGGAGATGCTATGAAAACAGTATCTTGaatatcttgcatatatcaacctaatCAATCATTTTGATATGTGATATTTGCGGAGCTGAGATGATATGGAACCCAAGTCTCGTGCcgcgctgctctccccttccctaactatgccttgtgactttgttttgttttgttttgtactactcttgagtggctgtgatgaataagtttccattagagaacttctgcactttagcaccttatgagctagtacttgggatattttgttctatttgctgcttaactaggatggcttgtaccagtacaactgtacaagcaaccagttttgtggccagttcaatttccattagagagagagaattaaattaagctccaAGTGAAGttaagttgcagttgtcatgctgataatgggtaaatctgagccatttctcgagttccTTTGCTCTTGATAATGGGTAAATTTCTGGAGATGGTCACTGTCTTGTGGTATTTCTtttgtgaaattttggtaattataTACTTTCAAATGTGAGTTCCTCGATGAGGAGAAGTTCAAAGAGACGGTGCACAAGTGAGTACTCGCCATGATCATGAATGGGGTTTTTGGAGCCTTGCTTTGCTGGGTGAGCTTGGATTTCTGATGCTTTTTGTGGAGGTGAGTGATATGTGAAGGGTGTCAGTGGGTCCTGTGTATAACTATCAAAATTTAATtcaattagttttaatctgggcgaacataatttttctgtgcgtgtgagacccacagaaaaattgtttctgacggtgaacccaTAGAAAAATtcgatttttctgtcattatatttctgtgggtatttttctgagggtacaccgtcagaaaaatatttttctgacggtattcgcatttttctgtgtgttttcgcacccacagaaaaaagcgagattccagtagtgtatatatatattgtctgttacaatggaatgtaattttttttcaattctcggggtctttgccgagtgccatgggcaaggcactcggcaaagatttttcaaaaaaaaatataaattttctttgccgaatgcctcgccgcggcactcggcaaagtatttttttttaaaaaaaaatcagaaattctttgccgagtgcctaaacaggggcactcagcaaagaaattatttaaaaaaataaaaaaaactttaccgagtgcctgggcaggggcactcggcaaagtaatttttaaaaaaaataaaaaaaaactttgtcgagtgcctggacaggggcactcggcaaagtacttttttaaaaaaaaacctttgccgagtgcttgggctggggcactcggcaaagtaatttttaaaaaaaataaaaaaaaatttgccgagtgctgggtcgggcactcggcaaaataaccgttaacggccgacgccgcaacggccgaaaatattttgccgagtgccgccccaagcactcggcaaatttttttttattttgccgagtgccccgataaaaagcactcggcaaagaccctttgccaAGAAAAATTTTACCaagcggactttgccgagtgctacactcggcaaagcctttgccgagtgcaaagagctctttgccgagtgtaaaaacactcggcaaagccgcggcctcccGTGGTGGAGTATTTACCTCGGTCACTCAATTCTTGTTTTCTTCAAATCAAACTAGCTATCTTATGTTTGATCAGGTTAAAAGAACATGAGTATTTGCATTTATGAATCCAAATAAGTTTACTGAAAGTAAATTCTTCCATATAGCTACACTGAACTGTGGTTtataaattaaaaacaaaatgaaGAGAGATTGTTTCTGCATACTGCTAAGGTACGTTCCTATACACCGTACGTACGCATGCATAGTTCATGGTACATTACATGCGGCGCACGTACGCATGTTGATTGCTACTGGTACAATTAATTACATAcaaataaaatatatatatatatatatatatatatatatatatataacaaattataTATAGAAAGCTGGATCGATCGAGTTAAAGGTTGCATTGCTAGCTGCTTCATGAGGAGGCGACGGATGGATCAGTCGTCGATCGATCTTGATGAAGTCGATCGTACTTGCCTTCCTGGCCTTTCTTTTCGCTGCCGGCCTGCAGCGCCGTGTAGTGCCGGCGTCGTCTCCAGCTAGCGTTCCTCTACGCGTCGCCGTCGGCCTTGGTGGGGCTGCCGCCGGCGGTGGGggagcccccgccgccgccgtgctcgtGCTTGGAGCTGATGGGGTGCTTCTTCTTGGCGCCGGCGCGCCAGTTCTTGAGGGCCTTGGAGGTCTGCTCGTCGAAGATGGACTGCTTCATGGTGGAGCCCATCTGGGAGACGAGCGCGTACAGCGGGAGCGTCACGTAGCTGCACAGCACCTGGACCACCACCCTGCATGCATAGAGATCATCGTCGTTGGTTTTGTTATTCCACTGCATCTCAGGTCGATCAGATTCTAGCTCATCATACGTACCCAAGGCAGAGGCGTGCAAAGACGAATCGTTTGGAGTCATTGAAGCACGAGTCCATACCGTACTCATACTACGTGCAGATTCAGAGAACCAATTCAAGATGACAGACATCTCCATTAGTCACAGCTGAAGCAGGTGTGTACAATACGTATTTACATGCATTGCAGGTTTATAAACTGAAATGGCCGGGTACGTACCAGAATCCAGAGGAAGTAGATGATCTGGAAGCCATTCTGCAGAGACAGAGAGCATGCATGCAGAGCAAGGAGAGAGACTGAGCACACTGCAAATGGAGGCAAACAAAGGCAGAGCAATGGAAGACAGCACGGACCTGGAAGAGGGTGAAGTGGATGAGGAAGAGCACGAAGGGTGGTTTTGCGAACCAGAAGTAGGAGTCGCTGACTTGCACGAGCGGGATGCCCTGGACCACGGCGTGCCGCTCCGTGATGTCGATGGCCATGCGGCAGATGATGCCCTGCAGCTTGGTCCCCACGGACAGGATGATCACCACCGGCATGATGGATATCCAGAGCATGGTGTGCCATCCTGCACATTATATTGCATGGATGGAGGATTATATTATAGTGGAGCAACCAGAGCAAAATATATATAGAGGAATAATGCATGCATCAACATGAACACGCTAGGATAGGATGATAGAAGATGGATCGAGCAGCTAGCTCACCATTGACATTtaggaagaggaagatgagagcaGAAGCCCAGAGGGGAGGACTGATCCCCACGATCACCTTGAAGTCGTCCTCCAGTGACCGCTTGATGTACTTCTGGAAATCAAACTTGCTGCCAGGGGCAAGATGCACCTGCAGGTACGTTATACAATACAAGTATATTGCTGGTTGCTAAacaattaatatatatatatatatatatatatatatatatatatatatatatatatatatatataatgaatgAACAAGCTGGTGACATATATACGTTGACAAAGCTGTGGCGCAGCGCGGAGTAGTCTGCCTGCCTCACGGATCTGAAGAACTGCCGGAAGAAGTTGCTCTGCCGGAACACAATTGTCAGTCAGTCAGTCTGTCTGCCTGTCTGCCTGTACCAATTCATCTCATTTCGTTTCAGAAAGTTACTGTACTGTATATATGTTAATCATCTTACGATGTAGAAGGATGCTGGGAATTTGTTGAGCACATTCATATGGTTCCTCACGAAGGAAGTCTCGTGGGTGAACCTGAACCGCGTCGGGTCTGCACGCAgggataaataaataaataagttgACAGTTTAATATATATACAAATTCGATCAGCAGAACAACCCAAGATACTATACAGGAGTATGTAATGTACCATTGGAGAACTCGTAGTCTTGGCCTGCAGCTTCTTTTTCCCACACTTTCCATGCACGTATCTGCATGCTTCAAATTAAAAGAGATGCATGAAGCGAGCAATCATATATGAGATATATAGATATATCATCCTTATTAGCTTCTTCATTCCAATGCAAACAAAGAAATCAAAATTGACCTTGGCCCTGCCGAGCGCCATGGTGATGGCACTGTAGGAGACGTGAAAGAcggcgaggaagaagatgaagatgtgcAGCTGGTGCAGGCCGTTGATGGAGATGAGCGACACCTTCCCCTCGGGGCACTTGGTCTTCATGTTCGCCTCCCCCAGCATCCTCGCATTGTGCGCGTAGTAGGGCGGCGGCCAGTCGAGCACGCCGCCGaggtgctcggcggcggcggcggcggccttctTCTTTCCAGGGACGGCGCCCTCCTTCTTGCCGTGCCCCTTATCGCCCCCGGCGGCGGCGCCCTCCGCGGGCTCCTTGCCGTGGCCGCCGACGGCCTCGACGGCCTTGAGCTTGCAGGGGAGCATGGTGTTGGCGGCGTGGTTGCTGATGCAGATCTTGATGATGTAGTTCTGGCCGAACACGAGCAGGAGGGAGATGAAGCCCAGCACCATGAGCTCCGCCTTCACCTTCTCCAGGGCCTCCACCATGGCCTTCTTCTTGCGGTGGGAGAAGAACTCGCCCACGTGGTGGAGCCCCTTCTCCAGCAGGATGGAGATGATCACGATCACGCCGCACACCGACGCCACCGCCCATGTCGGCGTCTGGTCCAGCTCCCGCGtgttgccgccgccgccccccattgttgctactccttattcTATCGATCGATTGATTATTGGATTGTGAGATCGAATCGACGATCACCTGGCCGGCCTAGCTAGTAGCTACCTAGAGGGATGAGGGATCCGGCCGGGGAGATGGCGGACGACGCTAGCTCCACGCCGGGATCGGAGAAGAGAGGATGACGTACTCGCGGAAGGAGGAGGACGCCCGGCATGCAAGAATTCCCTCTACTTGGGGGTGACCACGAATGCCTAGCAATCCCAGCTTGCCACTGCATGCGACTTCTACACGGACCGGAGTACTACGGAAAGTGCCATCCATTTCCAAGCAGAGGCCGCGCGCAAACTCCGGACCTTCCTCCACCTAGCATGCAGATGCAGGTCCAACTCAATTCTCTCCGATTTCCGGGCTTCTTCACACACTACTGATTGATTCAAAACTTGTCCCATCATCACCTTACCCATTTGCAGCGGCCATCTTGTCTTATATTCAAATCTTCAGCGAAGGTATTTCACGGATGGCATCTCATACAGCTAATAGCGGAGTCTATAGCGGGCTATACCAACTAAGTTGTACATAGATGCAAATAGCTTGGCATGCCTCAAACAGCTATAGCGGATATAGCCGTAGATTTAAAACCTTTACATTACATCCAGTCAtgtctttttaatattttttcgCAAAAAGCATGTCTGCTCAAGCCACATATACTCCTCAGGCACGTGCTCTTAAAATTGCCAAATGCGTCATCAAAACAGCTTTAGCTTCATTGATAGAGCAGCGTGTGGagctaaagcaaaaaaaaaaaaaaaaaaaaaaccctactTCACCAGTGAAGCTGAGCTGTTCTGAACGGTCTAAGTGTAGACTAGTTGATCAAGCTAAAGCATTTTGGCCAGTCTGCTATGGGCCCATGACCTCACCTTCATGTAAAACAAAATGTTTGCCGCTTATGTCAATGACACTATCCCTTTTTCTCACCTTAGACACTATCCTGTCACCCACCACCCCCATCATCATCTTCTCTCACTCTTCATGACCTCATATTTATCTCAGACATAGCCGGGACAGATCCAAGGTGGGGCATAGGAGGGCTGTAGCTCCCCCTACCCCCACGTTGCTCATGGAGCCCTCCTAAGCCCCTACTAAATTTTCCTGTCATGGAtacagaggaggaaggagaaagatgaAGGGAAAGAAGAGAGGTGggaagatcaagggggagatgaGCCCTGTCCCATAAGTCCCTAGCTCGCCCCTGCCGCCTTGGCCTTCTTATACTCAGTCTCCCATACCCCATTCAACAGCCTTAATCGCCTCACTTTGTCTACGTCTGACGTTATTTTTGGTGTGTGGTATAGAGCTCTCGCCTGTATCCTAATGGCTCTCTACCAAGGGAGACAAAGAGGTTGTTTGGATCCCTCGTTGGCCATTGTTGTCTTGTTGAGCTAGAAACAAAAGATGGACATGTTGTAGCCTATGCGAGCAAggtatttttcttgcttccattggTGAGCAAATTTTGCTCGCTCGGGCTGATATGGAAGCATGGCAAGGCAAGCTAAAGAAGGAACCAAGCTAGTATGTCCAAAGTGAGGAGGTGGAAAACTAGACAAATGCCCTATTTAGAGTCGCTGCTCACCATCTTATAGGGAAAAAAGCATGAGACCCCACACACAAACGCTTTTGACGTCGCTTCCTCCACCCGCAATTCTTATATCTGTGTTCTCTTTCAACATGGAAGTGGAAATCGCTCGCAGGCTATTGTGGGAGAAATCCTTAAAATTCTTCGACCTTTGTCCCTCGCCCGCGGCCTGCCTCAAGGGtcgcagcccctacccccccatCCCCACTCTTgccctcctcctccatcaccgTGTCTGAGCAAGGAGGCCACGCTCGCTGCCGACGAGGGAACACTTGCGCCTCCTAGTCCTAGGTCCACCCTATGTTCTCCCGTAGAATTGATGTGTCAAACGTTAAGCTTTTTATCCACAAGGTTCTTATGGAAACTAGTAGTGGGAGCAAAGCCCGTTTTTATTCAAAATGTAGTTAAAATAAAATTGTCTCAAACAGAGTCAAAGAAGAAATAATCCAGGCCGTTCTatgcccttttttttttttgactgagGCAGGGGACGTTCTAGGCCCTTTTTGTGAGGAGCCCAAGCAGTCACGA includes these proteins:
- the LOC136528007 gene encoding small ribosomal subunit protein uS8z/uS8w-like, with product MVRVSVLNDALKSMYNAEKRGKRQVMIRPSSKVIIKFLTVMQRHGYIGEFEYVDDHRAGKIVVELNGRLNKCGVISPRFDVGVKEIEEWTARLLPSRQVA
- the LOC136528005 gene encoding MLO-like protein 9 translates to MGGGGGNTRELDQTPTWAVASVCGVIVIISILLEKGLHHVGEFFSHRKKKAMVEALEKVKAELMVLGFISLLLVFGQNYIIKICISNHAANTMLPCKLKAVEAVGGHGKEPAEGAAAGGDKGHGKKEGAVPGKKKAAAAAAEHLGGVLDWPPPYYAHNARMLGEANMKTKCPEGKVSLISINGLHQLHIFIFFLAVFHVSYSAITMALGRAKIRAWKVWEKEAAGQDYEFSNDPTRFRFTHETSFVRNHMNVLNKFPASFYISNFFRQFFRSVRQADYSALRHSFVNVHLAPGSKFDFQKYIKRSLEDDFKVIVGISPPLWASALIFLFLNVNGWHTMLWISIMPVVIILSVGTKLQGIICRMAIDITERHAVVQGIPLVQVSDSYFWFAKPPFVLFLIHFTLFQNGFQIIYFLWILYEYGMDSCFNDSKRFVFARLCLGVVVQVLCSYVTLPLYALVSQMGSTMKQSIFDEQTSKALKNWRAGAKKKHPISSKHEHGGGGGSPTAGGSPTKADGDA